In the Thermodesulfobacteriota bacterium genome, one interval contains:
- a CDS encoding phenylacetate--CoA ligase codes for MERPFDTKVKSEEELRQLQLKGLKWTVNHAYYGSPAYKKKFDEAKVRPEDIKSLDDLKRLPFTTTKDLQEGYPFPLLCVPMEKVIRIHASSGTTGKRKVICYTRKDVEDWADMFARCYAYAGCTKEDRIQIAVGYGVWTAGWGFQNGCERFGAMSIPIGPGNIDMQCQFLEDFGSTVLCCTASMALLMAEEIDKRNLRGKIKLKKIIFGSERSSDAMRRKISELSGVPLDELYDIPGMTELYGPGTGLDCKYHKGIHYWADYYILEILNPETLEPVEPGEVGEMVVTTLWKEAVPLIRYRTRDLTRFIPEKCPCGSLMPMHDRILGRSDDMFIFRGVNIYPSHIDEILSKIPEVGSEYQVHLIRKEDGKDYMTLRVERAKELHQRSDLDERIKQVIGERIKSEIMVSCDIEIVDYGSLPRSERKTKRVFDNRE; via the coding sequence ATGGAGAGACCCTTTGACACAAAAGTCAAAAGCGAAGAGGAACTTCGGCAGTTGCAACTTAAGGGACTTAAGTGGACCGTGAATCACGCCTATTACGGATCTCCAGCATATAAGAAGAAGTTTGACGAAGCCAAAGTAAGACCAGAGGACATAAAAAGCCTAGATGACTTAAAGCGTCTCCCATTTACAACTACGAAAGATTTACAAGAAGGATATCCTTTTCCACTCCTTTGTGTTCCAATGGAAAAAGTGATAAGGATCCACGCATCTTCTGGAACGACGGGCAAAAGGAAGGTAATATGCTATACGAGAAAGGATGTTGAGGACTGGGCTGACATGTTTGCTAGGTGTTACGCTTATGCTGGTTGCACAAAGGAAGATAGGATCCAAATAGCCGTTGGGTACGGGGTCTGGACAGCAGGATGGGGTTTTCAGAATGGGTGTGAGAGATTCGGTGCTATGAGTATACCTATTGGGCCTGGAAATATTGACATGCAATGCCAATTCCTGGAAGACTTCGGAAGTACAGTTTTGTGCTGCACAGCGTCCATGGCGCTCCTTATGGCGGAAGAGATAGACAAAAGGAACCTTAGGGGAAAGATAAAACTGAAAAAAATTATCTTTGGTTCTGAGAGATCGAGTGATGCCATGAGAAGGAAGATATCAGAACTTTCCGGGGTTCCTTTGGACGAACTCTACGATATTCCTGGAATGACGGAACTTTACGGACCCGGTACAGGGCTTGACTGCAAATACCACAAAGGGATCCACTACTGGGCAGATTACTACATCTTAGAGATCCTAAATCCCGAAACATTGGAACCGGTGGAACCCGGAGAAGTTGGAGAGATGGTTGTAACGACCCTTTGGAAAGAGGCTGTTCCTTTAATCCGCTATAGAACGAGGGATTTGACAAGATTTATACCTGAGAAGTGCCCGTGTGGGAGTCTCATGCCAATGCACGACAGAATCCTTGGAAGATCGGACGACATGTTCATATTTAGAGGAGTAAACATCTATCCCAGCCATATTGATGAGATTCTTTCGAAGATCCCTGAGGTGGGAAGCGAGTATCAGGTACACCTAATAAGAAAAGAAGATGGAAAGGACTACATGACCCTTAGGGTGGAAAGGGCAAAAGAGCTACATCAAAGGTCTGATCTTGATGAAAGGATAAAACAGGTTATAGGAGAAAGAATAAAGAGTGAGATCATGGTGAGTTGTGATATCGAAATCGTTGATTATGGAAGCCTTCCAAGATCAGAAAGGAAGACAAAAAGGGTGTTTGACAATAGGGAGTGA
- a CDS encoding hydantoinase/oxoprolinase family protein, with amino-acid sequence MERSFRLGCDIGGTFTDFVLLDDVTGEIFTAKCLTTPKDPSLAVEEGIRILSKKVPGFISELKEFIHGTTLVINSIIERKGAKTGLITTKGFRDVLEIGREIRYAPYDIFAEFPKPLVPRRLRMELDERIRSDGSILKPLDVKEAREVVRKLVSMGVESIAVCLLNSFENPVHEKMIEEIIKEEAPWVSTSISYKVLPQIREYERTSTTVTNAYVKPLTEKYLSNLKERLSRLGFKGRLFIMLSSGGITSVEIAKEFPVRIIESGPVAAVIAAQYYGRHFNISEMFCFDMGGTTAKSCLIQKGEAGVVPTFEVGRVQRFMKGSGLTIQVPVVDLMEIGAGGGSIAKISRMGTLQVGPESAGADPGPICYDRGGEEPCVTDADLLLGYLDENYFLGGEMRLNRKKAEKGIEEKIAKPLGVSLKKAIWGIHDLINETMAAAAKTHIAEKGGNPKIVTIAAFGGAGPVHAYGLAKKLGAKRIMVPPNAGCGSAMGFFTAPRAFDTLISHKVSLGKADLYAIEETLRKLEKEAESTLKGEYSQEPVRFIRSVDMRFVGQGSEISIPVPSKPFYTFTKEEIRRMFDEEYQRLYGRTYPESEIEFINFKVRAELPIKLLKLSKLQRTDGQSVESAIKGKRLAFSSIVKDFIQFTVYDRYKLPPGSKFFGPAIIEERESTIVAGEDTEITVDEYGFVWIEIRG; translated from the coding sequence GTGGAGAGAAGTTTTAGGCTTGGATGTGATATAGGAGGTACTTTCACAGACTTCGTGCTATTAGATGATGTAACAGGCGAAATCTTTACCGCAAAATGCTTAACTACACCGAAAGACCCATCTCTCGCCGTAGAGGAAGGCATAAGGATACTTTCGAAAAAAGTTCCAGGATTTATCTCTGAGCTTAAAGAGTTCATACACGGAACAACACTCGTTATAAACTCAATAATAGAAAGAAAGGGGGCAAAGACCGGTCTTATAACGACAAAAGGCTTTAGAGACGTACTAGAGATAGGAAGGGAGATAAGATACGCTCCATACGATATCTTTGCCGAATTCCCAAAACCCCTTGTGCCAAGGCGGCTCCGGATGGAACTAGACGAGAGAATAAGGAGTGACGGTTCCATCCTCAAACCCCTTGATGTTAAAGAAGCGAGGGAGGTAGTACGAAAGCTCGTAAGTATGGGTGTTGAATCAATAGCTGTCTGCCTTTTGAACTCCTTCGAAAATCCCGTACACGAAAAGATGATAGAGGAAATAATAAAAGAGGAGGCACCCTGGGTTTCCACTTCCATCTCTTACAAAGTCCTTCCCCAGATAAGGGAATACGAAAGGACAAGCACAACCGTAACTAATGCCTACGTCAAACCGTTAACGGAAAAGTACTTATCGAACCTCAAAGAAAGACTCTCTAGACTTGGTTTTAAAGGTAGACTCTTTATAATGCTAAGTAGCGGAGGAATAACCTCCGTAGAGATAGCGAAGGAGTTTCCGGTAAGGATAATAGAATCCGGTCCAGTAGCAGCAGTTATCGCGGCTCAGTATTACGGCAGACACTTTAACATTTCCGAAATGTTCTGCTTCGATATGGGAGGCACTACCGCAAAATCATGTCTAATCCAGAAGGGTGAGGCAGGGGTCGTTCCCACTTTTGAAGTGGGAAGGGTTCAAAGGTTCATGAAAGGGAGTGGACTTACTATCCAAGTACCTGTTGTGGATCTCATGGAGATAGGGGCCGGTGGGGGAAGTATCGCTAAGATCAGCCGTATGGGTACTTTGCAAGTAGGGCCGGAGAGTGCTGGAGCAGACCCCGGGCCCATCTGTTACGATAGGGGAGGGGAAGAGCCCTGTGTGACAGATGCCGATCTACTCCTTGGATATCTAGATGAGAACTATTTTTTGGGTGGCGAAATGAGGCTAAATAGGAAGAAGGCAGAAAAAGGGATAGAAGAAAAGATAGCGAAGCCTTTGGGTGTGAGTTTAAAAAAGGCGATATGGGGAATACATGATCTTATAAACGAAACGATGGCTGCTGCTGCAAAAACCCATATAGCAGAGAAAGGGGGAAATCCAAAGATAGTTACAATTGCCGCATTCGGCGGTGCAGGCCCCGTCCACGCTTACGGGCTTGCAAAGAAACTCGGAGCGAAAAGGATCATGGTGCCTCCAAATGCGGGTTGTGGCTCGGCCATGGGGTTTTTTACTGCTCCCAGGGCCTTCGACACATTAATTAGCCATAAAGTATCTTTGGGCAAGGCCGATTTGTACGCCATAGAGGAAACTTTAAGAAAACTTGAAAAAGAGGCGGAATCAACGTTAAAGGGAGAGTACTCTCAAGAACCTGTCCGCTTTATAAGATCTGTGGATATGAGGTTTGTAGGACAGGGCTCTGAGATATCGATTCCAGTTCCTTCAAAGCCATTTTACACATTCACAAAGGAAGAGATAAGAAGGATGTTTGACGAAGAGTACCAAAGACTTTACGGAAGAACGTACCCCGAATCGGAGATCGAGTTTATAAATTTTAAGGTAAGAGCTGAGTTGCCTATAAAACTCCTTAAACTTTCGAAGCTCCAAAGAACCGACGGACAAAGCGTAGAATCTGCCATAAAGGGCAAAAGATTAGCTTTTTCTTCGATCGTTAAAGACTTCATACAGTTTACCGTTTATGACAGGTATAAGTTACCTCCTGGCTCAAAATTTTTTGGTCCGGCGATAATAGAAGAAAGAGAATCGACTATTGTTGCAGGAGAGGACACAGAGATTACGGTGGACGAGTATGGTTTCGTCTGGATAGAGATAAGGGGCTGA
- a CDS encoding hydantoinase B/oxoprolinase family protein: MGDGFDPITIEILWRRLISIVDEADSAVARTAFSSLLRDAHDYTCMFTDRFGRELAQGTFATPGQSGAMALGIKKLINSFPEGYFEPGDVIITNDPWILAGHLNDVCVLSPIYFKDRLVAYTACVFHHSDIGGRVSSDNHDVFEEGLFIPPVKLYERGVLNRAIMDIIRWNVRTPEEVIGDIRSQIAANHVCAEKIKQMLEETGLDTLDDLAEEIITITEKSIREEIGKIPDGVYFSEGRIEQPKGKEDVIIKAKVEISGTDIIVDLDGSSPQVDWGGNVVYNFTYAYVFMAIKSMFAPDIPNNEGCARPIKLYAPYGSVVNCKFPAACAARMQIGHFLTEIIYRAFAEVLPDRVIAGSGGTPAAMNVFYGRRRDGTPWHSVIIRGGGMGASAKSDGKHVFIFPANGANTPVEIFENDTPIIVEKRELITDSGGPGRSRGGLGKREVFRVPDDEYAPLPPVNLGIQAGRYVYPPEGLFGGKPGRKGAFLVNGKEGNPYGLTRLNPGDVVIIDAPGGGGYGDPFERDCELVLNDVIEGYVSLESARDDYGVYIDPETLQIDWERTKELRKKKTTDGGPHGETL; this comes from the coding sequence ATGGGTGATGGATTTGACCCGATCACTATAGAGATCCTCTGGCGAAGGCTCATATCGATTGTGGATGAGGCGGACTCGGCAGTTGCGAGGACAGCCTTTTCTAGCCTTTTGAGGGATGCCCACGATTACACGTGTATGTTCACAGATCGATTTGGAAGAGAACTCGCCCAAGGAACTTTTGCAACTCCAGGACAATCGGGGGCAATGGCCCTGGGGATAAAAAAACTAATAAACAGTTTCCCGGAAGGTTATTTTGAGCCCGGAGACGTAATTATCACGAACGATCCGTGGATTCTCGCTGGCCACCTAAACGATGTTTGCGTTTTAAGCCCCATATACTTTAAGGATAGGCTTGTAGCATATACGGCTTGCGTATTCCATCACTCCGACATAGGAGGTAGAGTCTCCTCCGATAACCACGACGTTTTTGAAGAAGGACTCTTTATACCTCCCGTAAAGCTATACGAAAGAGGGGTTTTGAACCGGGCAATAATGGACATCATCCGGTGGAATGTGAGAACACCTGAAGAGGTTATAGGGGATATAAGGTCACAGATAGCGGCAAATCACGTATGTGCGGAAAAGATAAAACAGATGCTTGAGGAGACAGGACTTGATACTTTGGATGATCTGGCAGAGGAGATAATCACGATCACCGAAAAAAGTATAAGGGAGGAGATAGGAAAGATCCCTGATGGAGTGTATTTTTCGGAGGGAAGGATAGAACAACCGAAAGGAAAAGAGGATGTGATAATTAAAGCAAAGGTTGAGATTTCAGGTACAGATATCATAGTTGATCTCGATGGTTCCTCACCACAGGTCGATTGGGGTGGGAATGTTGTGTACAATTTCACGTATGCATACGTTTTCATGGCAATAAAGAGCATGTTTGCTCCGGATATCCCGAATAACGAAGGATGTGCAAGACCGATAAAACTCTATGCCCCCTACGGGTCTGTAGTCAACTGTAAATTTCCAGCTGCCTGCGCGGCAAGGATGCAAATAGGGCACTTTCTAACAGAGATAATCTACAGAGCCTTTGCTGAAGTTCTGCCGGATAGGGTGATTGCAGGTTCGGGTGGGACACCCGCCGCCATGAACGTATTCTACGGCAGAAGGAGGGACGGGACACCATGGCACTCGGTTATTATAAGAGGCGGAGGTATGGGGGCAAGTGCAAAAAGCGATGGCAAACACGTTTTCATATTTCCGGCGAATGGGGCGAATACTCCTGTTGAAATTTTCGAAAACGACACTCCCATCATAGTTGAAAAACGCGAGCTGATCACTGATTCGGGCGGTCCCGGAAGATCAAGGGGCGGGCTTGGAAAAAGGGAAGTTTTTAGAGTTCCCGATGACGAATATGCACCTTTGCCGCCTGTCAATCTTGGAATTCAGGCAGGAAGATACGTGTATCCTCCTGAAGGGCTTTTTGGGGGCAAACCAGGAAGAAAGGGTGCATTTCTTGTAAACGGAAAGGAAGGAAATCCCTACGGGCTTACCCGGCTCAATCCAGGAGACGTTGTGATTATCGATGCACCGGGAGGGGGAGGCTATGGAGATCCCTTTGAGAGGGATTGTGAGCTCGTACTGAACGATGTTATAGAAGGTTACGTTAGTTTGGAGAGTGCTCGTGATGACTATGGAGTATACATAGATCCGGAAACCCTTCAAATCGACTGGGAGAGAACCAAAGAGCTGAGAAAGAAAAAAACAACTGATGGAGGTCCGCATGGAGAGACCCTTTGA
- a CDS encoding xanthine dehydrogenase family protein subunit M gives MKKFDYHLPKTLDEALNLFASLKNCKYVAGGTDVFVDIKRKKIAPDNLISLRNIEALKIIEKNGGIRIGSCVTHEEILKNEDIKRHYTALHDAVKRLGSKQIRNVATIGGNICNAAPSADTACPLLVFDCVVGIYGKKGERKLSLDEFFLGPGMVSKEEDEIVTFFELCYLPKYSGSAYIKLTRREAMDLAIVSVASRLTFDLEEDILKVKETIANSDLKDMEEKIANLGIKVKQARIAMGVAAPTPLRAKEAETYLLGKVLDRDKIYEASEIASSVARPRDTIRGEAEYRREMIKVLTRRTLLLSVKRGLGLE, from the coding sequence GTGAAAAAATTCGACTACCATTTGCCAAAGACCTTGGATGAGGCTTTGAATCTTTTCGCCAGTCTTAAAAACTGTAAATACGTAGCCGGTGGGACGGATGTCTTTGTAGACATCAAAAGGAAGAAGATAGCGCCCGACAATCTCATCTCTTTAAGGAACATTGAGGCTTTAAAAATTATAGAGAAAAACGGTGGAATAAGAATAGGAAGTTGTGTGACCCATGAAGAGATACTCAAAAATGAAGACATAAAAAGGCATTACACGGCGCTACACGACGCGGTAAAAAGGCTCGGCTCAAAGCAGATAAGGAACGTAGCTACAATAGGCGGAAACATCTGTAATGCTGCACCTTCCGCCGATACGGCTTGTCCACTTTTGGTCTTCGATTGCGTAGTAGGAATCTACGGAAAGAAAGGCGAAAGAAAACTCTCTTTGGACGAATTCTTTCTCGGTCCGGGAATGGTATCTAAAGAAGAAGACGAAATCGTGACATTTTTTGAGCTTTGTTATCTTCCCAAATATTCCGGATCGGCATACATAAAGCTCACAAGACGGGAGGCTATGGATCTTGCAATAGTAAGTGTTGCATCAAGACTCACCTTTGATTTGGAAGAGGATATTTTAAAAGTGAAAGAGACGATTGCAAATAGCGATTTAAAAGACATGGAAGAGAAGATTGCTAATTTAGGAATCAAAGTAAAACAAGCGAGAATAGCCATGGGAGTTGCGGCTCCGACCCCCCTAAGGGCTAAGGAAGCGGAAACTTATCTATTGGGGAAAGTTTTGGACAGAGACAAAATATATGAGGCAAGTGAGATTGCATCCTCAGTCGCTAGGCCCAGGGATACGATAAGAGGTGAAGCCGAATATAGAAGGGAGATGATTAAAGTTTTAACGAGAAGAACTCTTCTCCTCTCAGTTAAAAGGGGACTCGGTTTGGAATAA